One Salvelinus sp. IW2-2015 linkage group LG35, ASM291031v2, whole genome shotgun sequence DNA segment encodes these proteins:
- the tektl1 gene encoding tektin-like protein 1 yields MPVQSVPLASVTIGPQSWRDDTMHSIRRAEHLVRQTHAGRPGSISRARSCSATAFTPRHTDTIEVVGGGDTNDALCKNKLRPQNTGTMFPYATTTTFVGPFPPPCFREQCAEASVGVAREYMRSVREMEVEGEIRRQAGQVAQECIKLERERGLLERMLRSLRCEMLINKKSVDGRTIRPATTETGRDGADHLLECEKRELTELKQELESTLRSTLAQLQTLGQCSRQLLDCASERARVLELLPHTGSGSLSAGGHGTPSQGLIKLPEPIAPFTPECKQVLESSTLAVNQSQLLRENIRQMIGNAIARQKAAHRTVNEALVKKIAETVTLKQNLTTMSAATRQAIFRKQRQLNCIRHSHDRALGPEYSGDIFSREKLNRPIVKVYHRHPGTQLPEAAHLIQGSSVLRRCLLSSEEELSRLQGTCLQLVANLHGKRAAEQVDSAVVRLRRQLVDRRAMPTFLQQGLY; encoded by the exons ATGCCTGTTCAGTCAGTTCCCCTCGCCTCTGTGACGATAGGACCGCAGTCTTGGCGAGATGATACGATGCACTCTATACGGCGAGCGGAACACTTGGTGCGGCAAACCCACGCAGGACGGCCGGGGTCTATCAGCCGTGCGCGGAGCTGTAGCGCCACCGCGTTTACCCcgaggcacacagacacaattgAAGTGGTTGGAGGTGGTGATACTAATGATGCTTTGTGCAAGAATAAACTCAGACCCCAAAACACAGGGACAATG TTCCCATATGCTACCACCACCACATTTGTGGGCCCGTTTCCCCCTCCCTGCTTCCGAGAGCAGTGTGCAGAGGCCAGTGTCGGAGTAGCAAGGGAGTACATGCGCAGTGTGAGGGAAATGGAGG TGGAGGGCGAGATACGTAGACAAGCTGGCCAGGTGGCACAGGAATGCATtaaactggagagggagagagggctctTGGAGAGGATGCTGAGGAGCCTGAGGTGTGAAATGCTGATCAACAAGAAGAGTGTGGACGGAAGGACCATAAGACCAGCTACTACTGAGACT GGCAGAGACGGAGCAGACCATTTGCTGGAGTGTGAAAAGAGAGAACTCACTGAGCTGAAACAGGAGCTGGAGAGCACTCTGAGGAGCACACTAGCACAACTACAG ACCCTGGGtcagtgcagtaggcagctgTTGGACTGTGCCAGTGAGAGAGCGCGTGTTCTAGAGCTTCTACCACACActggctctggctctctctccgcAGGGGGACATGGAACTCCCTCCCAAGGCCTCATAAAACTGCCAGAGCCAATCGCCCCCTTCACTCCAG AATGTAAGCAGGTTCTGGAGTCTTCCACTCTGGCTGTGAACCAATCACAGCTGCTACGAGAAAACATCAGGCAGATGATTGGCAATGCCATCGCCAGGCAAAAAGCTGCCCACCGTACTGTCAATGAAGCTCTGGTGAAGAAAATAGCTGAGACAGTCACTCTGAAG CAAAATCTTACAACTATGTCTGCAGCCACCAGGCAGGCCATTTTCCGCAAACAGAGGCAGCTGAACTGCATTCGTCACAGCCATGACAGAGCACTG GGCCCTGAGTACAGTGGGGATATATTTTCCAGAGAGAAACTGAACAGGCCTATAGTAAAGGTTTACCACAGACACCCTGGGACCCAGTTACCTGAGGCTGCTCATCTCATACAG GGTAGTTCTGTTTTGAGACGCTGCCTGCTTTCCTCTGAAGAGGAGCTCTCCAGGCTGCAGGGCACATGTCTGCAGCTGGTGGCCAACCTGCACGGCAAGAGGGCCGCAGAGCAGGTGGACTCTGCTGTGGTCAGGCTGCGGCGGCAGCTGGTCGACAGACGAGCAATGCCCACTTTCCTCCAACAGGGGTTGTACTAA